DNA sequence from the Thauera sedimentorum genome:
AGCCGCATGGTGCGCGCCGAACTCGAGGGCGACCCGGCCGAGGCCGAAACGCTCGGGCGTGCCCTGGCCGAGGATCTGCGGGCCCAGGGCGCCGAAGCGATCCTCGCCGAACTCGGCTGAGCGCGCCGCCGCTGATGTCTGCGAGCGCAGCCCAGTCCCTGGCCGGCCGTCGCATCGTCGTGACCCGGCCGGCCGAGCAGGCCGATGCGCTGTGCGAAGAGATCGCCCGGCGCGGCGGGACGCCGATACGTTTCCCGGTCATGGCCATCGAGCCGCTGGATGACCCCTCAGCTTTGCGTGAGCTGGCCGCGCGCCTGGACGGTTTCGACTACGCTTTTTTCGTCAGCCCCAACGCGGTGCGGCATGCGCTCAAGTTGCTGCTCGCCGAGCGCGGCTGGCCCGCGCGGGTGGCGGTGTCCACGGTCGGCAAGGGCAGCGAGCGCGCCCTGGCCGAACATGGTTTCGACAAGGTCATCGCCCCCCAGGCCGGCTTCGACAGCGAGTCGGTCCTTGCCCTGCCGGCCTTTGCGCCGGAGGCGATACGCGGACGGCGCGTCGTGGTTTTCCGTGGCGATGGCGGGCGCGAACTGTTCGGCGACACCCTGCGCGAGCGCGGGGCTGAAGTCGAGTACGTCACCTGTTACCGCCGCAGCCTGCCGCAGGCCGCGCCGCGTGTGCTGCTGGACCTCGCCGCGCGCGCCGAACTGGATGCCCTGAGCCTCACCAGCAGCGAGGGGGTGCGCAACCTGGTTGCCCTGCTGGGCGGCGATGTGCCTCCTGAGCTGGCCGGCGTGCCGGTGTTCGCACCTCATCCGCGCATCGTGGAGCAGGCCAGGCTGGCGGGCTTCACCCGCGTCATCGAGACCGCGCCGGGTGACGCCGGCCTGCTCGACGCGCTGGAGGCGCATTTCGACAACAGCCTCGGTTAAACTGAACGCATGAAAGAAGAAATCCCTGCGCTCACGCTCCCCCCTGCATCCGAGGATGCGGGTGGCAAGACCGCCGATCCGGCTCCCGCGTCCGCCGCTGCGTCCGAAACGGGTGGCGAGACCCCCAATCGTTCGGCGCCGCCGGTACGTAGCGGCTCTGCCGGAATTGCCCTGTTGCTCGCGGCGATCGCCGCGGCCGGCGCGGCCGTGGTCGGCTGGCAGGCCTGGCAGACCCGCGGACAGGTAGCCGACTTGCGCGACGAGCTGGCCCGCAGGCTCTCGGGCGCGGATGCGGTGGCGACCGAGGCGCGGGCCTTGACCCGCCAGCAGCAGGAAGCCATCGCCACGCTGCAGGGCAAGCTTGGCGCGCTGGAATCCAAGGTCGCGGCCACCGAGGGGCAGGCCTCGGCGCTCGAGGCGCTGTACCAGGAGTTTTCCCGGTCCCGCGAGGACCGTGTGATGGCCGAGGTCGAGCAAGCCGTCACCATTGCCGGGCAGCAACTGATGCTCGCAGGCAATGTCGAGGCTGCGCTGATCGCCCTGCAGGGTGCGGAGAGCCGCCTCGCGGCGCAGGATCGCGGGCAACTGGCACCGCTGCGTCGTGCGATCGTGCGTGACATCGAGCAATTGCGCACTATGCCGCAGGTCGATGTGCAGGGCATCGCGCTGCGTCTCGAGGTGATGCTCGAAGGTGTCGATGCCTTGCCCCTGGCCTATGCCGGCGAGCTTGAGACGCCGGCGCAGGCCGAGGAGGCACCGGCCGAGCCCGCGTCGCAGGGCTCGGCGGCGCTCGATTTTGCCGCGGGCCTGGCGCGCGATGTGTGGAACGAGCTCAAGACCCTGGTGCGGGTCGAGCGTCTGGACCAGGCCGAACCGGTGCTGCTGGCCCCTGCCCAGAGCACCTTCCTGCGTGAAAACGTCAAGATCCGCCTGCTCACCGCGCGGCTTGCGCTGCTGGCGCGCGACGGCCGCAACTTCGAAGCCGATCTCTCCCAGGCGCGTGGCTGGGTCGAGCGCTTCTTCGATGCGCGCGACGAGCGCGTGCAGACGATGCTGGCCGAACTGAAGAAGCTGGAAGCGACGCCGGTCGTGGTCGATCACGGGGTGACGCTGGACAGCGTCGCCGCATTGCGTCTCCTGCAGGCGAGACCCGGAAACGCTGCCGTCGACGGCACGCCTGCTGGCGACAAGCAAGCCGGGGCCGGCGCCGATGGCGCCGCTCCGGGCGAGCGCTGAGGTCGGCCCATGCGTGCCCTGATCTGGCTCATCGGCATCTTCGCCCTTGCCGCGGCGCTGGCGACCGCAGCGAGCATCAATACCGGTTACGTGCTGCTCGTGGCGCCGCCCTATCGTGTGCAGCTGTCGCTCAACCTGGTGATCATCGGCCTGCTGGCGGCCTTCTTCCTCGCCTACCTGCTGGTCAGGGTGGTGCGGCGCACCCTCGCGCTGCCCGGTGCGGTCGGAGCCTTCCGCGAACGCCGGCGGCGCGAGAAGGCCGGGCGTGCGCTGCGCGACGCGCTGCGCACCCTGTTCGAGGGGCGTTACGCACAGGCGGTCAAGTTTGCCGACAAGGCCTACAGCAATGGCGAGAGCCCCGCCATGGCCGCGCTGGTGGCGGCCCGTGCGGCGCACGCCATGCGCGACGAGACCCGCTACAAGACCTGGCTGGGCCGGGTGGCCGAGCACGGTGACGAGGCCCGCGCCGCGCGCCTTATGAGCGAAGCCGAGCTGGCGGTCGAGGACCGCAACTTCGAACTCGCCGCCGAGCGCCTGGAAACCCTGCGTCTGCTCGGCAACCGGCAGATCGCCGCGCTGCGCCTGTCCCTGCGGGTGGCCTCGGCGCTGCGCCGCTGGGACGAGGTGCTCAAGCTTGCGCGTCAGCTCTACAAGCACAAGGCCTTGTCGGACGAGCAGGTGGCGCCGGTGATCCGCCGGGCGCATGTCGAGCGGATGCGGGAGCTGGTCGGCGACGGCAAGGCCCTGGCCGACTACTGGAAGGCGATTCCGTCGACTGAGATGAAGGATCGCCGGATGGTCGAGCGCGCCGTGCCGCTGCTGGTCGCCGGCGGGCAGGGGGCGCTGGCGCGCCGCAAGGTGGAGCAGTTGCTCGACGCCGAATGGGATACCGAACTGGCCCGGCTGTATGCCCTGTGCGGCCAGGACGATGCGGTGGCCTGCCTGGCCAAGGCCGAGGGCTGGCTCAAGCAGCACCCCAAGGATGCCGGCCTGCTGCACGCGCTGGGTCGCCTGTGCCTGCAGGCGCAATTGTGGGGCAAGGCGCAGAGCTACCTGGAAGTGTCCCTGGGCCTCGATCCGGCGGTGGAGACGCATCTTGCGCTGGCCGGCCTGCTCGAGCAGCTCGGACGTGGCGAAGAAGCGCAGGACCACTACCGCGCGGCCGCCAAGGTGTCGGCGGAGCCGGCGGCGGCGCAGGGCGGTCTTCCGGTCGCCGTTTGACGCAAGGGGCATGCGCGGCCTGCATGAAGGCCGCATCGCGGGCAAGCCCGCTCCTATGCCCGCAGAGCCTGTTGTAGGAGCGGCCTTGGCCGCGATCCCACGGTTTCCCTACACCCAGTCCTGCGGTTTCAGATAACGCTCGTAGAGCGCCGCTTCGGCGCTGCCGGCTTCCGGATGCCAGTCGTAGCGCCATTTGACGATGGGCGGCAGCGACATCAGGATGGATTCGGTGCGTCCGCCCGACTGCAGGCCGAACAGCGTACCGCGGTCGAACACCAGGTTGAACTCCACGTAGCGTCCGCGGCGGTAGGCCTGGAAGTCGCGCTCGCGCTCGCCATAGGGCGTGTCGCGGCGGCGCTCGACGATGGGCAGATAGGCGTCGAGGAAGGCGTCTCCGACCGAGCGGGTGAGGCCGAACGCGGTGTCGAAGGAGGTCTGGCCGTCGGCGCCGAGGTCGTCGAAGAACAGCCCGCCGACGCCGCGCGGCTCGTTGCGGTGCTTGAGGAAGAAGTAGCGGTCGCACCAGTCCTTGAGCCGGCGGTACTCCGCCTCGCCGCCGAAGGGCAGTACCGCTGCCTTGCAGCTGGCGTGGAAGTGGCGCACGTCCTCGTCATTGCCGTAATAGGGCGTGAGGTCCATGCCGCCGCCGAACCACCACACCGGGTCCTTGCCCTCGGCCAGTGCGACGAAGCAGCGCACGTTCATGTGCACCGTCGGGCAGTAGGGGTTGCGCGGGTGCAGTACCAGCGACACGCCCATGGCCTCGAAGCGTCGCCCGGCCAGTTCCGGGCGGTGCGCGGTGGCCGAGGCCGGCATGGCCTCGCCCATGACGTGCGAGAAATTGACTCCGCCGCGCTCGAAGAAGCCGCCCTCCTCGATGACACGGGTCAGGCCGCCGCCGCCCGCGGGGCGCTCCCAGGCGTCGGCACGGAAGGCCTGACCGTCGAAGGCCTCCAGGCGCTCGACGATGCGTGCCTGCAGGCCGGTGAAATAGTGCTTGATGGCGGCGAGGTCGGGGGTCATGGCAGGGTGGAGAGATTGTCGTAGGAGCGGGCTTGCCCGCGATTGCTGCCTCGTTCGAGGCCGGCGCAATCGCGGCCAAGGTCGCTCCTACATGGAGATCAGCCCTTGCGGGCCACGGCGCGGTGGCCGATGTCGCGGCGGTACTGGCGGCCGGCGAACTGGATCTGGTCGGCGACCTCGTAGGCGGCCTTCTGCGCGCTGCGCACGTTGTCGCCCAGCGCGGTGACGCACAGCACGCGTCCGCCGGCGGTGACGACCTGGCCGTCCTGCTCGGTGGTGCCGGCGTGAAAGACGTGTACGTCTTCGCTGTCGGCCGGCAGGTGGGTGATCGCATCGCCCTTGCGCGGGCTGTCGGGATAGCCTTCGGCGGCCATCACCACGCCGAGCGCGACGCGGCGGTCCCATTCGGCCTCGATCTGGTCGAGCTTGCCGGCGATCGCCGCTTCCACCAGGTCGGCCAGGTCGGTCTTCAGGCGCATCATGATGGGCTGGGTTTCCGGGTCGCCCATGCGGCAGTTGAATTCGACCACGCGCGGCTTGCCGGCCTCGTCGATCATCAGGCCGGCATAGAGGAAGCCGGTGTAGGGGCTGCCGTCGGCGGCCATGCCGGCGAGCGTGGGCTGGATGACCTCGCGCATCACCCGCGCGTGCACTTCCGGGGTGACCACCGGGGCGGGGGAGTAGGCGCCCATGCCGCCGGTGTTGGGGCCCTCGTCGCCGTCCTTGAGGCGCTTGTGGTCCTGGCTGGTGGCGAGCGCCAGCGCGTTCTTGCCGTCGGCCATGACGATGAAGCTGGCTTCCTCGCCCTGCATGAACTCCTCGATGACCACGCGCGCACCCGCATCGCCCATCTTGTTGTCGAGCAGCATCATGTCGATGGCCGCGTGCGCTTCGTCCAGCGTCATGGCGACGACCACGCCCTTGCCGGCAGCCAGGCCGTCGGCCTTGATGACGATGGGTGCGCCCTCGGCATCGACGTAGGCGTGCGCTTGCGCCGCATCCGCGAAGGTCTGGTACTTCGCCGTCGGGATGTTGTGGCGGATCATGAACTGCTTGGCGAAGTCCTTCGAACTTTCCAGGCGGGCGGCGGCCTGCAGCGGGCCGAATACCGGCAGCCCGGCAGCGCGGAAGGCATCGACCACGCCGGCGGCGAGCGGGGCTTCGGGGCCGACGACGGTGAAGGCGACCTTTTCGTTGCGCGCCAGATCGACCAGTTCCGGGATCGCCGTGACCGGCACGTTCTCCAGCAGCGGTTCGCGTGCGGTGCCGGCATTGCCGGGCGCGACCAGTACGCGGGTGATCTTGGGCGACTGGGCCAGCCGCCAGGCCAGCGCGTGTTCGCGTCCGCCCGAGCCGATGACGAGGACTTTCATATAGGCGCTCCGATCAGTGGCGGCTTAGTGGCGGAAATGGCGGAAGCCGGTGAACACCATGGCGATGTCCTGCTCGTCGGCCGCGGCGATCACCTCGGCGTCGCGCATCGAGCCGCCCGGCTGGATCACCGCGGTGGCGCCGGCCTGGGCCAGCACGTCAAGGCCGTCGCGGAAGGGGAAGAAGGCGTCCGAGGCGACCACGCAGCCGGCGATCTGCAGGCCGGCGTTCTCGGCCTTGATCTTGGCGATGCGGGCGGAATCGACGCGGCTCATCTGGCCGGCACCGACACCGACGGTCATGCCGTCCTTACAGTAGACGATGGCGTTGGACTTGACGTACTTGGCCACGCGCCAGGCGAACAGCATGTCACGCATCTCGGCCTCGGTGGGCGCACGCTTGGTCACCACCTTGAGGTCGGCGAGCGCGATGCGCGCTTCGTCGGCGCTTTGCACCAGCAGGCCACCGCCCACGCGCTTGTAGTCGAGCGCGCCGGCAGGCTGGCCGAGCGGGCAGGTGAGCACGCGCACGTTCTGCTTGGCGCGCAGCAGTTCCAGCGCGTCGGCCGTGTAGGCGGGGGCGATCAGCACTTCGAGGAACTGCGCGGAGACCGCTTCGGCGGCGGCGCGGTCGACCTCGCCGTTGAAGGCGATGATGCCGCCGAAGGCCGAGGTCGGGTCGGTGGAGAAGGCCTTCTTGTACGCTTCCAGCGGGCTGGCGCCGAGCGCCACGCCACAGGGGTTGGCGTGCTTGACGATCACACAGGCCGTGGTGTCGAAGGCCTTGACGCACTCCCAGGCGGCGTCCGCGTCGGCGATGTTGTTGTAGGACAGCTCCTTGCCCTGCAGCTGGGTGTAGCTGGCGATGCCGCCTTCCGGCGCGTTGGGTTCCTTGTAGAAGGCCGCGCTCTGGTGCGGATTTTCGCCGTAGCGCAGGTTCTGCACCTTGTCGAAGGCGAGCTGGAAGCGCTCCGGGTAGGCCTGCTTGGACACGTCGCCGGCTTCGTTGCTGACCAGCGCGGTGAGGTGGTTGGAGATCGCCGAGTCGTAGCGCGCGGTGTGGGTGAAGGCCTTCACCGCCAGCGCGAAGCGGGTCTTGTAGGAAAGCGTCTTGGCGTTGGCCTTGAGCTCGGCGACGATGCCGGCGTAGTCCTCGGGATCGGTGACGATGCCCACGCCACCGGCCTCGTTACCGTGGTTCTTGGCCGCGGCGCGCACCATGGTCGGGCCGCCGATGTCGATGTTCTCGATGGCGTCTTCCAGGGTGCAGTCCGGGCGGGCCACGGTGGCCTGGAAGGGGTAGAGGTTCACCACCACCAGGTCGATGCGGCTGATGTCGTGCGCGGCGATGGTGTCCATGTGCTCGGCGAGGTCGCGGCGCGCGAGGATGCCGCCATGGACCTTGGGATGCAGGGTCTTCACCCGGCCGTCGAGCATTTCGGGGAAGCCGGTGTGCTCGGAGACGTCGGTGACGGCGAGGCCGGCATCGCGCAGCAGTGCGGCGGTGCCGCCGGTCGACAGCAGCTTGACGCCGAGGGCGGACAGTTCGCGGGCGAAGTCGAGCACGCCGCGCTTGTCGGACACGCTGATCAGGGCTTGGGTGACGGTCATGTGAAGCTCTGCAACAGGAAGTGGGAAAGACGGTACGCGGCGCGCGATGCGCCGCGGGCGATCACAGCAGATCGTATTCGGTGAGCTTGCGGCGCAGGGTGTTGCGGTTGATGCCGAGCATGTCGGCCGCGGCGGTCTGGTTGCCGCCGGCCTGGCGCAGGACGAATTCGAGCATCGGGCGTTCGACGTTGCGGATCACCATCTCGTAGATGGCCGCCGGCCGTTCGCCGTCCAGGTCGCGGAAGTACTGGTCTAGGGTGCGCTGGATGGAATCGGCGATGTCGTTGCTACGGCTCATGCTGCGAGCTCCTGCGGGAAGTCTTCTTCGTAACGCAGGCGGGCGTCGGCCTCGGCGAGCTGGCCGAAGAAGGCGTCCACCGCGTCGAGCTGGGTGGGGATGGTGGGCAGCTGGTTCATCGTGCGGCGGAAGGCCGCCGAGCCGACCAGGCCCTTGGTGTACCAGGAGATGTGCTTGCGCGCGATCTTCAGGCCGGTGTCTTCGCCGTAGAAGGCGTAGAGATCGGCGAGGTGCTCGCGGCAGACCTGGTGTATCTCGCTGACCAGCGGCGCGGCGAGCAATTCGCCGGTGGCCAGGTAGTGTTCGATCTCGCGGAAGATCCACGGCCGGCCCTGCGCCGCACGGCCGATCATCACGCCGTCGGCGCCGGTGTAGTCGAGCACGTGCTTGGCCTTCTGCGGGCTGTCGATGTCGCCGTTGGCGATCACCGGGATGTTCACCAGCGTCTTGACGTGGGCAATGGTGTCGTACTCCGCCTCGCCCATGTACTGGTCGGCGCGCGTGCGGCCGTGGATGGCGATGGCGCGGATGCCGGACGCTTCGGCGATGCGCGCGACCGTGGGGGCGTTCTTGTTGTCGCGGTTCCAGCCGGTGCGGAATTTCAGCGTCACCGGGGTGTCGGGCACCGCCTTGACCACTGCTTCGAGGATGCGCGCGATCAGCGGCTCGTCCTGCATCAGCGCGGAGCCGGCCATCACGTTGCACACTTTCTTGGCCGGGCAGCCCATGTTGATGTCGATGATCTGTGCGCCGCGCTCGGCGTTGTAGCGCGCGGCCTCGGCCATCATCGCCGGATCGGCGCCGGCGATCTGCACCGAAATCGGCGCCACCTCACCCTCGTGGTTGGCCCGCCGGCGGGTCTTGGCGCTGCCGTAGAGCAACGAATTGGAGGTCACCATCTCGCTCACCGCGAGTCCGGCCCCCAGCTTCTTGCACAGCTGGCGGAAAGGACGGTCCGTCACCCCGGCCATGGGGGCGACGAAAAGGTTGTTGCGCAGGGTGAAACCGGCGAACTGCATGGGGTGGTCGGGCGTGGGGGAAAGGGCGGCATTTTACCCCATGCGGCGTAGGGGTGGGGGAGTGGTGCACGGGCCCGTCGCGACGGAGTTCCGTCGGAGCGGCCTTGGCCGCGATGCGGCGATGCCGGGTGTCAAACAGGCCCCATCGCGGCCAAGGCCGCTCCTACACGCTCACGGCCAGGCGCGGGCGCCGAACATCATGCGCTTGGCGACGAAGTGGCGCAGCGGCGGCAGCATGTCCAGCGCGAACAGGCCGGCGCCGCGCAGATGACGCAGCGGCGGCAGGTCGTTGCTGAACAGGCGCACCAGGGTGTCGGTGAAGCGCACCGTGCCGAAACGGTCCGCGCTGCGGCGGCGGGCGTAGGCGGCCAGGGTGGCGGGTGCGCCGGGGTCGCCGGGGTGGCGCAGCAGGGTGTCGGCCAGCGCCCATACGTCGCGCAGCGCGAGGTTGAAACCCTGGCCGGCCACCGGGTGCAGGGTCTGGGCGGCATTGCCGAGCCAGACGGTGCGCGGCCCCACCGGGCTGCGCCGCACGCGCAGGCCGAGCGGGTAGCGCAGGCGTTCGCTGACCGCAGTGAGGGTGAGGCGGGTGCCGAGGTGGGCCTGCAGGCGGGCCAGATAGGCGGCGTCGTCCAGGGCGAGGAGTTCGTCGGCCTGTTGCGGCGACGCAACATGGACCAGCGCGTAGGCCTCGCCGCAGGGCAGCAGGGCCACCGGGCCGGCCGGCGTGAAGCGCTCGAAGGCGGTGCCGCGCGCTGCGCCGGTGGCCTGCACCATGGCGATCAGCGCGTGCTGGCCGTAGTCGCGGGTCATCGTCTCTGTGGGGTCGGCGTTGATGCTGCCTTCGGCGCACACCGCAAGACGGGCGCGGCAGCTGCCTGCGTGGCGGCCGGCGAGTTCGATGGCGACGCCGTCCGCGTCCGGGTTGAGGCTGCGCACCTCGGTTTCGTCCAGCACGCTGATGCCGGCGCGGTCGAGCGCCCGGCGCAGCGCGGCGGCCAGCGCGCCGGCGGGGGCGACGTGGCCGAGGGCCGGCACGCCGTAGTCGGTGGCGTGGATCAGCGTGCGGCCGAAGCCGCCCTGCTGGGAGACGTGGATGGTGTCGATCGGTGTGGCGGGCAGGGCCTGCCATACGCCCAGGCGCTCCAGGGTGAGGCGGGTGCCGTGGGAGAGCGCGAGCACGCGCGGGTCGGCCGCGGTGGCTTCGGCCGGGCGGGCGTCGGCCAGCACCACGTCCAG
Encoded proteins:
- the purD gene encoding phosphoribosylamine--glycine ligase, with translation MKVLVIGSGGREHALAWRLAQSPKITRVLVAPGNAGTAREPLLENVPVTAIPELVDLARNEKVAFTVVGPEAPLAAGVVDAFRAAGLPVFGPLQAAARLESSKDFAKQFMIRHNIPTAKYQTFADAAQAHAYVDAEGAPIVIKADGLAAGKGVVVAMTLDEAHAAIDMMLLDNKMGDAGARVVIEEFMQGEEASFIVMADGKNALALATSQDHKRLKDGDEGPNTGGMGAYSPAPVVTPEVHARVMREVIQPTLAGMAADGSPYTGFLYAGLMIDEAGKPRVVEFNCRMGDPETQPIMMRLKTDLADLVEAAIAGKLDQIEAEWDRRVALGVVMAAEGYPDSPRKGDAITHLPADSEDVHVFHAGTTEQDGQVVTAGGRVLCVTALGDNVRSAQKAAYEVADQIQFAGRQYRRDIGHRAVARKG
- the dusB gene encoding tRNA dihydrouridine synthase DusB, which codes for MQFAGFTLRNNLFVAPMAGVTDRPFRQLCKKLGAGLAVSEMVTSNSLLYGSAKTRRRANHEGEVAPISVQIAGADPAMMAEAARYNAERGAQIIDINMGCPAKKVCNVMAGSALMQDEPLIARILEAVVKAVPDTPVTLKFRTGWNRDNKNAPTVARIAEASGIRAIAIHGRTRADQYMGEAEYDTIAHVKTLVNIPVIANGDIDSPQKAKHVLDYTGADGVMIGRAAQGRPWIFREIEHYLATGELLAAPLVSEIHQVCREHLADLYAFYGEDTGLKIARKHISWYTKGLVGSAAFRRTMNQLPTIPTQLDAVDAFFGQLAEADARLRYEEDFPQELAA
- a CDS encoding helix-turn-helix domain-containing protein codes for the protein MSRSNDIADSIQRTLDQYFRDLDGERPAAIYEMVIRNVERPMLEFVLRQAGGNQTAAADMLGINRNTLRRKLTEYDLL
- the purH gene encoding bifunctional phosphoribosylaminoimidazolecarboxamide formyltransferase/IMP cyclohydrolase, giving the protein MTVTQALISVSDKRGVLDFARELSALGVKLLSTGGTAALLRDAGLAVTDVSEHTGFPEMLDGRVKTLHPKVHGGILARRDLAEHMDTIAAHDISRIDLVVVNLYPFQATVARPDCTLEDAIENIDIGGPTMVRAAAKNHGNEAGGVGIVTDPEDYAGIVAELKANAKTLSYKTRFALAVKAFTHTARYDSAISNHLTALVSNEAGDVSKQAYPERFQLAFDKVQNLRYGENPHQSAAFYKEPNAPEGGIASYTQLQGKELSYNNIADADAAWECVKAFDTTACVIVKHANPCGVALGASPLEAYKKAFSTDPTSAFGGIIAFNGEVDRAAAEAVSAQFLEVLIAPAYTADALELLRAKQNVRVLTCPLGQPAGALDYKRVGGGLLVQSADEARIALADLKVVTKRAPTEAEMRDMLFAWRVAKYVKSNAIVYCKDGMTVGVGAGQMSRVDSARIAKIKAENAGLQIAGCVVASDAFFPFRDGLDVLAQAGATAVIQPGGSMRDAEVIAAADEQDIAMVFTGFRHFRH
- a CDS encoding uroporphyrinogen-III synthase gives rise to the protein MSASAAQSLAGRRIVVTRPAEQADALCEEIARRGGTPIRFPVMAIEPLDDPSALRELAARLDGFDYAFFVSPNAVRHALKLLLAERGWPARVAVSTVGKGSERALAEHGFDKVIAPQAGFDSESVLALPAFAPEAIRGRRVVVFRGDGGRELFGDTLRERGAEVEYVTCYRRSLPQAAPRVLLDLAARAELDALSLTSSEGVRNLVALLGGDVPPELAGVPVFAPHPRIVEQARLAGFTRVIETAPGDAGLLDALEAHFDNSLG
- a CDS encoding uroporphyrinogen-III C-methyltransferase; translation: MKEEIPALTLPPASEDAGGKTADPAPASAAASETGGETPNRSAPPVRSGSAGIALLLAAIAAAGAAVVGWQAWQTRGQVADLRDELARRLSGADAVATEARALTRQQQEAIATLQGKLGALESKVAATEGQASALEALYQEFSRSREDRVMAEVEQAVTIAGQQLMLAGNVEAALIALQGAESRLAAQDRGQLAPLRRAIVRDIEQLRTMPQVDVQGIALRLEVMLEGVDALPLAYAGELETPAQAEEAPAEPASQGSAALDFAAGLARDVWNELKTLVRVERLDQAEPVLLAPAQSTFLRENVKIRLLTARLALLARDGRNFEADLSQARGWVERFFDARDERVQTMLAELKKLEATPVVVDHGVTLDSVAALRLLQARPGNAAVDGTPAGDKQAGAGADGAAPGER
- a CDS encoding heme biosynthesis HemY N-terminal domain-containing protein yields the protein MRALIWLIGIFALAAALATAASINTGYVLLVAPPYRVQLSLNLVIIGLLAAFFLAYLLVRVVRRTLALPGAVGAFRERRRREKAGRALRDALRTLFEGRYAQAVKFADKAYSNGESPAMAALVAARAAHAMRDETRYKTWLGRVAEHGDEARAARLMSEAELAVEDRNFELAAERLETLRLLGNRQIAALRLSLRVASALRRWDEVLKLARQLYKHKALSDEQVAPVIRRAHVERMRELVGDGKALADYWKAIPSTEMKDRRMVERAVPLLVAGGQGALARRKVEQLLDAEWDTELARLYALCGQDDAVACLAKAEGWLKQHPKDAGLLHALGRLCLQAQLWGKAQSYLEVSLGLDPAVETHLALAGLLEQLGRGEEAQDHYRAAAKVSAEPAAAQGGLPVAV
- a CDS encoding FAD-dependent monooxygenase; its protein translation is MTTHDLLVVGAGPVGMALALALKDSGLDVVLADARPAEATAADPRVLALSHGTRLTLERLGVWQALPATPIDTIHVSQQGGFGRTLIHATDYGVPALGHVAPAGALAAALRRALDRAGISVLDETEVRSLNPDADGVAIELAGRHAGSCRARLAVCAEGSINADPTETMTRDYGQHALIAMVQATGAARGTAFERFTPAGPVALLPCGEAYALVHVASPQQADELLALDDAAYLARLQAHLGTRLTLTAVSERLRYPLGLRVRRSPVGPRTVWLGNAAQTLHPVAGQGFNLALRDVWALADTLLRHPGDPGAPATLAAYARRRSADRFGTVRFTDTLVRLFSNDLPPLRHLRGAGLFALDMLPPLRHFVAKRMMFGARAWP
- the hemF gene encoding oxygen-dependent coproporphyrinogen oxidase: MTPDLAAIKHYFTGLQARIVERLEAFDGQAFRADAWERPAGGGGLTRVIEEGGFFERGGVNFSHVMGEAMPASATAHRPELAGRRFEAMGVSLVLHPRNPYCPTVHMNVRCFVALAEGKDPVWWFGGGMDLTPYYGNDEDVRHFHASCKAAVLPFGGEAEYRRLKDWCDRYFFLKHRNEPRGVGGLFFDDLGADGQTSFDTAFGLTRSVGDAFLDAYLPIVERRRDTPYGERERDFQAYRRGRYVEFNLVFDRGTLFGLQSGGRTESILMSLPPIVKWRYDWHPEAGSAEAALYERYLKPQDWV